A region from the Tachyglossus aculeatus isolate mTacAcu1 chromosome X2, mTacAcu1.pri, whole genome shotgun sequence genome encodes:
- the GMNN gene encoding geminin isoform X1, whose product MNSRMKPKQEEERLKGSIKSYLMDAATTGAVVPRRTLKMIQPSAAGSLVGRENEPSKAASKRKPWHEQPTPKTRGVDVPVPPEHNENEALEGFSQEAFDLMVKENPTSQYWKEVAEKRRKALYEVLQENEKLHKEIEQKDSEIARLKEENEELAELAGHVRYMAAMIERLTGQPPSDLEPLNLALGESNFGEEKAGGELEGEDADTPGEERVSRDPDGAPPCV is encoded by the exons ATGAACTCCAGGATGAAgccgaagcaggaggaagagagactgAAAGGGTCTAtaaag AGCTACTTGATGGACGCCGCGACAACCGGCGCCGTCGTCCCAAGGAGGACTCTGAAGATGATTCAGCCTTCTGCAGCCGGCtccctcgtgggcagagaaaatgAG CCGTCCAAAGCCGCCTCTAAACGAAAGCCTTGGCACGAGCAGCCGACTCCCAAGACCCGCGGCGTCGACGTCCCCGTGCCCCCGGAGCACAACGAGAACGAGGCCCTGGAAGGATTCTCTCAAGAAGCGTTCGACCTCATGGTTAAAG AAAACCCAACCTCTCAATATTGGAAAGAGGTGGCCGAGAAGCGGCGGAAAGCTCTCTATGAAGTACTACAAGAAAACGAgaag TTGCACAAAGAAATCGAACAAAAGGACAGTGAAATTGCCCGTCTGAAAGAAGAGAACGAAGAGCTGGCAGAACTAGCAGGTCACGTGCGGTACATGGCCGCTATGATCGAG AGACTGACGGGTCAGCCGCCCAGTGACTTGGAACCCCTGAATCTGGCCTTGGGGGAATCTAAttttggagaggaaaaagcgggtgGTGAGCTGGAAGGGGAAGACGCCGACACACCTGGTGAGGAGAGGGTCTCCCGCGACCCCGACGGAGCACCGCCATGTGTGTGA
- the GMNN gene encoding geminin isoform X2, with protein sequence MNSRMKPKQEEERLKGSIKSYLMDAATTGAVVPRRTLKMIQPSAAGSLVGRENEPTPKTRGVDVPVPPEHNENEALEGFSQEAFDLMVKENPTSQYWKEVAEKRRKALYEVLQENEKLHKEIEQKDSEIARLKEENEELAELAGHVRYMAAMIERLTGQPPSDLEPLNLALGESNFGEEKAGGELEGEDADTPGEERVSRDPDGAPPCV encoded by the exons ATGAACTCCAGGATGAAgccgaagcaggaggaagagagactgAAAGGGTCTAtaaag AGCTACTTGATGGACGCCGCGACAACCGGCGCCGTCGTCCCAAGGAGGACTCTGAAGATGATTCAGCCTTCTGCAGCCGGCtccctcgtgggcagagaaaatgAG CCGACTCCCAAGACCCGCGGCGTCGACGTCCCCGTGCCCCCGGAGCACAACGAGAACGAGGCCCTGGAAGGATTCTCTCAAGAAGCGTTCGACCTCATGGTTAAAG AAAACCCAACCTCTCAATATTGGAAAGAGGTGGCCGAGAAGCGGCGGAAAGCTCTCTATGAAGTACTACAAGAAAACGAgaag TTGCACAAAGAAATCGAACAAAAGGACAGTGAAATTGCCCGTCTGAAAGAAGAGAACGAAGAGCTGGCAGAACTAGCAGGTCACGTGCGGTACATGGCCGCTATGATCGAG AGACTGACGGGTCAGCCGCCCAGTGACTTGGAACCCCTGAATCTGGCCTTGGGGGAATCTAAttttggagaggaaaaagcgggtgGTGAGCTGGAAGGGGAAGACGCCGACACACCTGGTGAGGAGAGGGTCTCCCGCGACCCCGACGGAGCACCGCCATGTGTGTGA